The Desulfatirhabdium butyrativorans DSM 18734 genome contains the following window.
GTTTCTTGGAATTTTTTTTAAAGTCCTCTTGAGATTGTGCGTCTCTTTTCGGGTGGCATGTATCCGGTGCAATCTTTCGCCATCCATGCCGAGCCAACATCCGGTAAACCGTAGAGGCCGCAACATGACAGCCAATTCGCTCTTCATAAGCAGCATGAATCGGTGGCACGACAAGAACACCACCGCGTTCAGCCGTCACTATCCATGGATCGAGGAATTCTTTTTCCTGTTCAAAACTGAGGTGTCCTCGCCGTCGTCCACCCCAAGAAGCCTTTGGTTTGGATTTCCCTGCAACTCGATCGCGAATCTCTTTCTGCATTCTGACAACGGTTGCCTTGCCAACTCCAAGAACTTCGGCAGCGTTGGCATTAGAGACGCCAAAGATTTTTGGAATAAGAATACTCAGTCCGATACGCAGATCCCGCGCTGTTTCAGCCTCTTTAA
Protein-coding sequences here:
- a CDS encoding winged helix-turn-helix domain-containing protein, with amino-acid sequence MARPAKFTENAVEAARLFVKEAETARDLRIGLSILIPKIFGVSNANAAEVLGVGKATVVRMQKEIRDRVAGKSKPKASWGGRRRGHLSFEQEKEFLDPWIVTAERGGVLVVPPIHAAYEERIGCHVAASTVYRMLARHGWRKIAPDTCHPKRDAQSQEDFKKNSKK